The Coleofasciculus sp. FACHB-1120 nucleotide sequence AGTATGGCACCTTTTGTCAGCGTTTCCGGTAGCCTGCGGAACTTAGCGCAGGATTGTGTCAAGATATCCCATGACTTACGGCTGATGGATTCGGGGCCAAAAACAGGTTTAAAGGAAATTCAGCTACCGCCAGTACAGCCTGGATCGTCGATTATGCCAGGGAAATATAACCCAGTGATGGCAGAGATGACTTCGATGGTGTGTTTTCAGGTAATGGGGTACGATTCGGCAATCGCTTTAGCCGCCCAAGCGGGACAGCTAGAGTTAAATGTGATGATGCCGCTGATTGCCTATAACTTGATTCACAGTATTGAAATTTTGGGCAATACCTTAAGCGCACTGACGCAGCGTTGTTTGGAGGGAATTACCGCCAACCGCGATCGCTGTCTTGCCTATGCAGAAGGAAGCCTCGCCCTCGTCACCGCCCTCAATCCCCACATCGGCTATCTCAATGCGGCTGCTGTTGCCAAAGAATCTCTCGAAACTGGCAAATCCTTGCGGCAAATTGTCCTAGAACGAGGGTTGATGAGTTCCGAAGAACTAGCCAAAGTCTTAGACTTGGAAGAAATGAGTGCGATGTCAGGGGTGCAGCGTCCGGAGTTGTAGATACACCAAAATTTGCATCTATCCAAAACTCAAAACTCAAAACTTTCTAACCAGGAGTCTCTTTCAATGCATAGTCATGATGGTTTGACCCAGTTGACTTTTCACTATATTGATGGGCACACAGAATCTTTTACCGTCTATGAATCAGTAGAGGAAGGCTTAGAAACGAAGCAGGAAATTCGGCAAGAAATCCGTCGGCTTTTAGATAAATCCTGGTGGATTCTCCACTTACCTGAAGAAACGGTTTTTATTAACACCTCCAATATTGCCAAAGTTGAGGTAAAGCCCCCGATTCCCCACCTCCAGGGAGAAGATGTCTTCTCGAATGCCCAGCGGGTAACTGCCTTGACTCGTGGCAGCAATCGCTGAGAATTTGAGGTTTTAGATTAGGAATTGCCAGGTCTTCATAGAGAATTGGAGACTGGCAATTCTCGCTTTAATTGATTCAAAATTCTTGTCTTGACTCAATCCTTAATCCCAAATATAGAATATGAAACCTTCCGTTAGTTTAATTCGTGCGAATTCCTACAATCGGCAATTATTGCGAGAATCGGTGGAAAGTTTGCTGGAACCGTTGGGAGGAATCAAAGCTTTTGTCAAAGCAGGCGATCGCGTTCTCCTTAAGCCCAATTTACTCACTGGTGGGCATCCGAGTAAAGAATGCGTCACCCGTCCCGAACTGGTTCACTGTGTTGCCAAACTGGTACAAGAAGCCGGTGGAAAGCCTTTCCTGGGAGACAGTCCCGCGTTTGGCAGCGCGATGGGTGTGGCAAAGGCAAATGGTTATCTTCCCCTCATGGAAGAACTCAATTTGCCGCTAGTGGAATTTACAGGGAAGCGTTACGAAACCGTTAGCGAAGGGTTCAACCATCTGTTGTTGTGCAAAGAAGCAATGGATGCAGATGTAGTAATCAACCTGCCTAAACTGAAATCCCACTGTCAGCTAACGATGACAATGGGGGTCAAAAACTTATTCGGTTGCGTACCGGGAAAAATGAAAGCCTGGTGGCACATGGAAGCGGGGAAAGATAGTGCCCGATTTGGGGAAATGTTAGTAGAAACTGCAAGGGCAATTAATCCTACCCTAACGATTTTAGATGCAATTATCGGGCATGAAGGGAACGGCCCTAGCGGTGGCGAACCTCGCTTCCTAGGAATTTTAGCGGCATCGGCTGATGTATTTGCCCTGGATCGGGCGATTGTGGAAATTCTCAATGTAGATCCTCTCAACGTCCCTACTATGGCGGCTTCGATGAGGTTAGGACTATGCACAAATGTGGAGGAAATTGACTTTCCCCAACTGCATCCGGATGATCTAAAGGTGCTGGATTGGCAACTTCCTACTAACATGATGCCTATCGACTTTGCAATGCCTCGCGTGATTAAGTCTACGTTTAGGCATCTTTATATCCGGTTTATCAAGGAACCGATGAATGCTTACGCAGGACGGTAAGAGTTTATCGATAAAAAAACTTGGTTTTTATCAAAACTGGGTTTGGAAAGCTATCAAATAAACAACTTTGAGGCAGATTCGGTAAATTCTGTTACAGTAGGATACAAAATCATCAGCGTAATCTATTATCTACCCTCCGATTGCTTAGGAAGACCGCCCTGACTCATGCTAGAGGCGGTTTTTTTCTGTCTGCCAAATGATGGAGTGTTAGCAGCGCTGCGCGGACGGTATATTTTTAAAAACGAGTCTGATGTGTTTTCTAGATTAAAGATCGAAATAACGCCGGAACCGAGGATCTAAATGGTTGGTTTTGCGCTGGTTACAGGGGAGACAGAGGGTTTGTAGGTTGCTAATGTCATTGGAACCGCCACGAGAGAGCGGTATGATGTGGTCAATCGTGAGGTTTGCTTCTAGTGCCGTTTTGCCGCAACTTTGGCACTGACAGCGATCGCGCTGGAATACATACTTCCTCACTTCTGGCGGGATGCGAATTCTGGGCGTTTTAGTCATAAAATGCTCTTGTAAACACGATCCCACGCTGCAATGACTTCAGAGAATCAAACAACTACAGGCGCTGATGCGATTGATGTAGCGATCGCGCAGGGAATTGATTTTGACGGTTCCCCAATTCCGACACCCAAACTAGAATTATACACAAAAGTAATGGGGCTGGAAGCTGGACGGCAGCGCAGCGGTGTATCCAATACTATGCGTTCTAGAATTGTTCGCATCGGCGCTAAGCATATTTCCCAAGAAGAACTCAACCAGATGTTGCTTGATGCCGACTTTGCACCACTGAAAGATAAAGAAATTGCTTTTTACTATAGCGGAAAGTAGTCTTAGTAATTTTAAACTTCCCCTAGATTAATGAAACTCTAGGGGATTTTTTTATAAATTTTATTGCTTATTTTCTTGGTGTCTTATCTTACGGATCTCATCGAGTGGTGACCCGGTTTGGAGTATTTCTGATTCATCACTTGCTGGTTCTTCTGAAATTTCTGGCTCATCAGCTATAAACTCTACAGTGAGTTTCAGCTTAATTTTTCCTTTTTGCCAGCCCTTCGCACCAATTCTTAGAATTTCACAATCTTTACCTTCTTGAAACCACTTCCTATTAGCCTTATATGCGGCACCTCTATTGGGAACTTCATACATATGTGCATCTGTTATTCCATAGGCTTCTAGCGATTCAATTATTGCCTCTGCTACTTTTTCTATTGACGATGCGAATCCAGGCTTTACTTTACCAATTTTGTAAAGTCCAGACCCGAATGATATAACATCATTGTCGTCGCAATTTTCCAGATAAGAGTCATATTCCATGTCACTTTCTATCCTTGGAATGTTATTATGAATAATTTTACAGTTTGCCTTCCCCTATCCTGCCTTGATCAAGTTGAATACAGGATAGCCCTCTTCTGTCACTCTCCGAAAACATTTGCCATTTCTGAACTCTAGAGCCTTTGTATACGAAGCGATCGCTAGGTTTTTTCTAACAACAAATACAGCTACCAACTTTTTCTAATAGGATAGCTTGTATTGATTGACTGATAAGGCTTCTGGAGATTGCCTTCCCGGAGAGTGACAGAAGAGGGATAGGGGGAAGGCAGTTGCCGAAGCACCTGCAAACTGTTGGCAAATTAGTAATAATAACTCTAAAACTTCGTTCCATCCAAGTCTGCACCAGCTAGGTCTATACCGCTTAAAATTGCACCAATCAAGGTTGCTCCACTAAGGTTCGCACTACTGAAATCTGCTCGATTAAGGTCTGCACTGCTTAGGTTTGCTTTACTTAGGTTTGCATTACTTAAATCTGCTTGGCTAAGAACCGATCCGCTCAAATTAGCCTTACTCATATCTGCTCCATTAAGCTCAGCTTTTGTTAGATTTGCACCGTTGAGAATTGCTTTACTCAAATTTGCATTATCTAGATGTGCCTCGCTTAGATTAGCCCCAGATAAGTCGGCTCCACTCAAGTTAGCACCACCTAAATTCGCACCCTTTAAATTTGCATGGCTGAGTTTTGCCTTACTTAAATCCGCATAATTTAAATCTGCTTCACTAAGATTAGCTCCGTTCATATTTGCCCAACTAAGATTAGCTGAAGCCAAGTTAGAATTAGCAAAATTAATTTCAGTTAAATCAATTTTACTGAAGTCTGCATCACTTAAATCTTTGGAGCTAAAATCTCTTTGTCCTGAATTGTACTTTTTTTTAACTTCATCAGCTTCCATATCATTCTCTCTTCTTAGTAGTACATAATTTTACTGTTATCTCTTTCTCAGGCTCCAGTGTGGAAAACTCCAGCCTCTCGCTCAGCTTGGACTGGAGGCTGGAACCTCCTAAATTGTTCCCAGGCTCAAGCTGGGAACAATTTAGGTTGACAGGTATCAGATAGGGTCATTTTAACCTAGCTCGAATTCTTCTGGCTCACGTAGAGGTGTAAAATCAGCAATGACAGGCAGTTGACGAGCGTACAATCCTATTGCCTGCAAACAACTGTTGATACTTTTAACCGCAGAGTTATAAGCAGAATTTTTTTGCTCAACTGTACTTTTTCGCCGACGATTATTAGCAATTTTATCCTCAACTTCTTGTTCTAGTGTTTGCTCTAAATAAGCACGAGCTTGAGTGTAATGCTGCAACATTTCATCAGCTTTATGGGCTGCCATTGTCAATAAATTAGTCGTAAAAATTTGATTAACGGTTACCGGAAAACCGATACTAATTGCAGCCTTCACTTTTGGCTCAAAAGCTAACTTCAACAACTGACGAATTGCAGGTTCTGCTGCTACCATACTTTACAATCGTAGCTTTGGGAAGTTCGCAACAACGTTTGCCGGAATTGATAGATTGAGAACGTAACCCTACAATGCCGCTAATTCTTTTCGCATAGATAAAGGCGAATATCCTAATTCAAAAGCTTTTGAACTATCTAAAGACACATCCGCTGGTCTTGGCGCAGCCATTTTTACATCTTCTTGTCGGCAAGATTTAAGCCCAGCTCCGGGAAGTTGCAGCACTTCAACTAATAATCGTCCAAACTCATAGCGCGATATCCGCTCTTTTCCGCCCAAATGGATGCGTCCGTTTACTTTTTCTAATGCTAATAAAAGTCCTCGTGCTGCCGTTGTTCCGCTAACTGGCGTTCGGAATTCATCGATGAATAAACTTAGCTCTTTTTCCTCTCTCAATATTTGGATAAAGGGCTGCATGAAACTTGTAGCCGTAGGCGTTGCCATCCCAAACATTAAAGGCATTCGGCAAACAGCGGTCATAGGATAACGCTCCAACATCCCTTCCTCCGCCATCACTTTTTGCTCTCCATAAACATTGACAGGAGACACGGGATCTGTTTCCCGATAGGGAGGGTTTAAACCATCGAAAACTAAATCAGTTGAAGTGAAAACGCAAGGAATCGAAGCATCCGCACACAGCCCAGCAATATTACCTGATGCAGTAACATTTATGGGGAAAGATTCATCAGGATATTTCTGGCAAAAATTAGGTTGCGATCGCGCGGCGGTATGAATCACTCCATCTGGCTGAATTTCTTGGAACAGATGCTTGAGTTCCTGAAAATCTTTTAAGTCAACTTTCAGCAAATTTACGCCAGGAATCGCTAGAGAATGAGAAAAATAAGTTCCATAAACGTCCCATTCTTGTTGTGCTAACTGGCAAAGATGCCATCCTAAAAAACCGCTGGCACCTGTAACTAAGAGTTTTTTCATCAGAAATTCCCCAAACCTCTCAGATAAGCCCGCAGACTTCAGCTAGGGGCTAAGTAAACTAATCCTGCCGCCGCTGGCGAAAATCTCCTGAAGCTGTAACAGCAGCCAAAGTCCGCCAAAGCTGCACCTTTGAGAGTGACGGCTGCTAACTCAAAACAAAAGTATCGTAACTCATCCCTTAAGATACTAAGGGCAGTTTTGTAGAACCTGACCCTAAGTGTATCGTTCATCACTTGTGAGTACGCGCTATGCAGTGGCTAAGCGAGCGATCGCTCATGGCAGTCCCGACAGTCACAGGCAGCGAGAATCAGGGAAATGTTGCTGAATTAGTCATTTTTCTGATCGTCTTGTTGTTGGTTGCCACGGGAGTTGCCTTACTATCTCGACGATTTCGGATTCCCTACATTACAGGGCTAGTGTTGGCAGGATTAGCGATTACTGAGCTTTTGCCAGGTCGCATCCGTCTCGATTCCTCCTTGATTTTTAATCTTTTTTTGCCGATTCTACTCTTTGAATCGGCAATTAATACCGATATCAGTCGCCTACGCAGCACGTTTAAACCCATTGCCTTGCTAGCAGGCGTGGGCTTTCCCCTCTGCGCTGCCATCACCTCAGTCTTGCTGAAACTAGAACTGGGGTTAGAGTGGGTGCCTGCCTTGCTAGTTGGGGTCATTTTGTCAATTACGGATACCGCCTTGGTGATTGCGGTTTTCAAGGAAGTATCTGTTCCCCACCGACTGATTACCCTCGTAGAAGGTGAAAGCTTAGTCAACGATGATGTGGCGCTGGTTTTATTTAGCCTGATCTTGACTG carries:
- a CDS encoding DUF362 domain-containing protein — its product is MKPSVSLIRANSYNRQLLRESVESLLEPLGGIKAFVKAGDRVLLKPNLLTGGHPSKECVTRPELVHCVAKLVQEAGGKPFLGDSPAFGSAMGVAKANGYLPLMEELNLPLVEFTGKRYETVSEGFNHLLLCKEAMDADVVINLPKLKSHCQLTMTMGVKNLFGCVPGKMKAWWHMEAGKDSARFGEMLVETARAINPTLTILDAIIGHEGNGPSGGEPRFLGILAASADVFALDRAIVEILNVDPLNVPTMAASMRLGLCTNVEEIDFPQLHPDDLKVLDWQLPTNMMPIDFAMPRVIKSTFRHLYIRFIKEPMNAYAGR
- a CDS encoding HNH endonuclease, producing the protein MTKTPRIRIPPEVRKYVFQRDRCQCQSCGKTALEANLTIDHIIPLSRGGSNDISNLQTLCLPCNQRKTNHLDPRFRRYFDL
- a CDS encoding DUF4090 family protein, whose protein sequence is MTSENQTTTGADAIDVAIAQGIDFDGSPIPTPKLELYTKVMGLEAGRQRSGVSNTMRSRIVRIGAKHISQEELNQMLLDADFAPLKDKEIAFYYSGK
- a CDS encoding KGK domain-containing protein, encoding MEYDSYLENCDDNDVISFGSGLYKIGKVKPGFASSIEKVAEAIIESLEAYGITDAHMYEVPNRGAAYKANRKWFQEGKDCEILRIGAKGWQKGKIKLKLTVEFIADEPEISEEPASDESEILQTGSPLDEIRKIRHQENKQ
- a CDS encoding pentapeptide repeat-containing protein: MEADEVKKKYNSGQRDFSSKDLSDADFSKIDLTEINFANSNLASANLSWANMNGANLSEADLNYADLSKAKLSHANLKGANLGGANLSGADLSGANLSEAHLDNANLSKAILNGANLTKAELNGADMSKANLSGSVLSQADLSNANLSKANLSSADLNRADFSSANLSGATLIGAILSGIDLAGADLDGTKF
- a CDS encoding NAD(P)-dependent oxidoreductase; the encoded protein is MKKLLVTGASGFLGWHLCQLAQQEWDVYGTYFSHSLAIPGVNLLKVDLKDFQELKHLFQEIQPDGVIHTAARSQPNFCQKYPDESFPINVTASGNIAGLCADASIPCVFTSTDLVFDGLNPPYRETDPVSPVNVYGEQKVMAEEGMLERYPMTAVCRMPLMFGMATPTATSFMQPFIQILREEKELSLFIDEFRTPVSGTTAARGLLLALEKVNGRIHLGGKERISRYEFGRLLVEVLQLPGAGLKSCRQEDVKMAAPRPADVSLDSSKAFELGYSPLSMRKELAAL